A window of the Vanessa cardui chromosome 25, ilVanCard2.1, whole genome shotgun sequence genome harbors these coding sequences:
- the LOC124540541 gene encoding probable small nuclear ribonucleoprotein G → MSKAHPPELKKFMDKKLSIKLNAGRAVTGVLRGFDPFMNLVLDESVEECKDGQRNNIGMVVIRGNSIIMLESLDRI, encoded by the exons ATGTCGAAAGCACATCCCccagaattaaaaaa GTTCATGGACAAAAAACTTTCAATAAAGTTAAATGCTGGTCGTGCTGTGACCGGTGTCCTTCGAGGCTTTGATCCATTCATGAATTTAGTTTTGGACGAATCTGTTGAAGAATGCAAAGATGGACAACGCAACAATATTGGCATGGTG GTTATACGAGGGAATAGCATCATCATGTTGGAGTCTCTAGATAGAATATAG
- the LOC124540540 gene encoding uncharacterized protein K02A2.6-like, giving the protein MSNTVKKYKRLRASLRGNLTRTENYINLQENITEEETDSRLYTLQESLQRFHDAQREIELETEEDQLEEEIQYRYEFEELYTKLKVKLLLFRRYNNNEIENRLENIENLGSVKSYTRKECAPKIPFQPYQDTESFKNFARRLSVYLLMNNINDTRMKVYTLLSTLSPELHEKVCDLCSPEDPLDKCYEDLIKILQDYIDPKPSVWAMQHNFISRLQSHNETVTIYASELKRLSSYCEFNCQNCKKNISENFLSLQFIRGLKDGDIRIKILQEKEKLQFSELIQIAASIEMGKVDNAAMTNIPGQENNRIVNKITPSRNNVTLNKTSKRDTLTIEDLKGTCFRCGRIGHRANTCRSLHDTCYKCGRKGHLAKVCLKRRNEANQIEEQVNNKMDEDLGEINIINGEIVDKYMITVNIENRNIKMEFDTGAALSSISLNDYKKLQINRKFFKTDIKLKTYTGEIIKPIGVAYVRCYYDNQRFYGKLYIINKNVDPIFGRSWMKELQVDIANLHSIDCTDQSLKLDQLLEEYSTSVFRSDIGKIPNFQAHLNLKTNVQPIFIKPRRVPYALKSKIDNEIERLCEQGIITKIDHSEWGTPIVPIVKPNGSIRLCADYKITLNKVIEDEKYPIPVIEDIFSEMNGGKIFCTLDISQAYLNMEMDEESALLQTLSTHKGIYKVNRLMFGVKVAPNLWQKFMDKILQGLEGVKCFFDDIIIQGSSEGELLQRLHQVLQRLKDNNLRVNKEKIKSETINDEELQPILQALQTGKNLRSFGYNNNELTMQDGCILKGTRVFIPKGLRDIVLNELHTGHIGVVKMKLLARSFVYWRNIDKDIENKVKSCRSCKLQLNEPKKVEIHHWEESTEPWQRIHIDFAGPIYGHYLFVIVDSYSKWVEIIPTKTITSSWCIQKLKDLFSTFGAPNILVSDNGRQFTSNEFKNFLTEQRVLHRTSAPYHPATNGQAERFVQTIKRRLKTMEQERGTLIDKIITVKCCLRRTPGVCGRSPYELMFGRNIRTYLHTIFERDTNTRVQLKENIILNKQFKEGDRVQVRVYGKNKKWIFGTIQKRLGTLHYQIVTDENEIIRRHVDQMLSAPLIERQIAAEGCHIL; this is encoded by the exons ATGTCAAACaccgtaaaaaaatacaaaagattaaGAGCCTCCTTACGGGGTAATTTAACAAGAAcagaaaattacataaatttacaagaaaatattaCGGAAGAAGAAACAGATTCACGACTTTACACTTTACAAGAAAGCCTTCAAAGATTCCACGATGCACAAAGAGAAATTGAACTTGAAACGGAAGAAGATCAATTAGAAGAAGAAATACAATACAGGTACGAATTTGAAGAACTTTACACAAAATTGAAAGTGAAACTGTTACTTTTtcgtagatataataataatgaaatagaaaatagattggaaaatattgaaaatttaggaTCAGTTAAAAGTTATACCCGCAAAGAATGTGCACCGAAAATACCATTCCAACCATACCAAGACACAGAATCCTTTAAAAATTTTGCTAGGAGATTATCCGTATATttgttaatgaataatattaacgaTACGAGAATGAAGGTTTATACATTACTGTCCACACTTTCTCCAGAGTTACACGAAAAAGTATGTGACTTATGTTCACCTGAAGATCCTCTCGATAAATGCTATGAAgaccttattaaaatattacaagattaCATTGATCCAAAACCGAGCGTGTGGGCGAtgcaacataattttatttcacgtCTTCAATCACACAACGAGACGGTAACTATCTACGCATCAGAATTAAAAAGACTCTCATCTTACTGTGAATTTAACTGTCAAAACTGCAAAAAGAATATTTCAGAAAATTTTCTATCACTACAATTTATAAGAGGATTAAAAGATGGAGATATACGTATTAAGATATtacaagaaaaagaaaaattacaattttcagAACTAATACAAATCGCGGCATCAATAGAAATGGGTAAGGTAGATAATGCCGCCATGACTAATATTCCAGGTCAAGAAAACAAcagaattgtaaacaaaataacaccTTCCAGAAATAACGTAACGTTAAACAAAACGAGTAAGAGAGATACATTAACAATTGAAGATTTAAAAGGAACCTGTTTCCGTTGCGGAAGAATAGGACATAGAGCTAACACGTGTCGTTCATTACATGATACTTGTTATAAATGTGGTAGAAAAGGTCACTTAGCTAAAGTATGTCTAAAAAGAAGAAATGAGGCCAATCAAATAGAGGAACAGGTAAATAACAAAATGGATGAAGACTTAGGTGAAATCAATATTATCAATGGTGAAATTGtggataaatatatgataacagtaaatatagaaaatagaaacataaaaatGGAATTTGATACGGGTGCTGCATTGTCTTCGATATCCTTAAACGActataaaaagttacaaataaataggaaattttttaaaacagatataaaattgaaaacttaTACAGGAGAAATTATTAAACCTATTGGAGTAGCATACGTTCGTTGTTACTATGATAATCAAAGATTTTAtggaaaattatacattattaacaaGAATGTTGATCCAATTTTCGGAAGAAGTTGGATGAAAGAGTTACAAGTAGACATCGCTAACTTACATTCAATAGATTGTACTGATCAGAGCCTTAAGTTAGACCAGTTATTAGAAGAATATTCTACATCTGTATTTAGATCGGATATTGGAAAAATACCAAATTTCCAAGCCCATCTCAATCTAAAAACAAATGTAcaaccaattttcatcaaacctAGAAGAGTTCCATACGCCTTGAAATCAAAGATCGATAATGAAATAGAAAGACTTTGTGAACAAGGCATAATAACGAAAATAGATCATAGCGAATGGGGTACTCCTATTGTTCCCATAGTAAAACCAAACGGTAGTATTCGATTATGCGCGGActacaaaattacattaaataaggtCATAGAAGATGAAAAATACCCAATTCCAGTAATAGAAGACATATTTTCAGAGATGAACGGAGGTAAAATTTTTTGTACTCTAGATATTAGTCaagcttatttaaatatggaaatggATGAAGAGAGTGCATTGTTACAAACGTTGAGTACACACAAAGGCATATACAAAGTAAACAGATTAATGTTTGGGGTAAAAGTTGCTCCAAATTTATGGCAAAAATTTatggataaaattttacaaggaTTGGAAGGAGTTAAATGTTTTTTCGACGACATTATAATTCAAGGTTCTTCAGAAGGAGAATTATTACAACGATTACATCAAGTACTACAAAGACTGAAGGATAATAATCTCAGAGTGAATAAAGagaa AATTAAATCTGAAACAATTAATGACGAAGAATTACAACCGATATTACAAGCACTACAAACAGGTAAAAACCTAAGAAGTTTtggctacaataataatgagCTAACAATGCAAGATGGCTGTATACTTAAAGGTACACGAGTATTTATTCCAAAAGGTTTGAGAGATATTGTGTTAAACGAGTTACATACTGGACATATTGGTGtagttaaaatgaaattgttggCTCGAAGTTTTGTTTATTGGAGAAATATCGATAAagatatagaaaataaagttaaatcgtGTAGATCATGCAAACTACAATTGAACGAACCTAAAAAAGTTGAAATACACCATTGGGAAGAATCTACAGAACCATGGCAGCGAATACATATTGATTTTGCTGGACCAATTTATGGACATTACCTATTTGTTATCGTAGACTCATATTCTAAATGGGTTGAAATAATTCCTACGAAAACTATTACAAGTTCATGGtgcatacaaaaattaaaagatctttTCTCAACTTTTGGAGCTCCTAACATTTTAGTATCTGATAATGGCCGGCAATTTACATCAAATGAATTCAAAAACTTTCTTACTGAGCAAAGAGTGTTACATAGGACTTCAGCTCCTTATCACCCAGCAACTAATGGACAAGCGGAACGATTCGTTCAAACAATAAAGAGAAGATTAAAAACTATGGAACAGGAACGAGGAAccttaatagataaaataattacagtcaAGTGTTGCTTGCGACGAACCCCGGGGGTATGCGGGCGGAGTCCATACGAACTCATGTTTGGCAGAAATATAAGgacatatttacatacaatatttgaaaGAGATACGAATACTAGagtacaattaaaagaaaacataattttaaataaacaatttaaagagGGGGACAGAGTACAAGTTCGAGTAtacggtaaaaataaaaagtggaTTTTTGGAACAATTCAAAAGCGACTAGGAACATTACATTATCAAATAGTCACAGATGAAAACGAGATAATACGTCGACATGTCGACCAAATGCTTTCGGCACCTTTAATAGAACGTCAAATTGCGGCGGAGGGCTGTCATATCCTTTAG